A window from Musa acuminata AAA Group cultivar baxijiao chromosome BXJ3-10, Cavendish_Baxijiao_AAA, whole genome shotgun sequence encodes these proteins:
- the LOC104000090 gene encoding uncharacterized protein LOC104000090, whose protein sequence is MEEIRSRRKRGRPPPPVGCSSFNRTVFPLLLAAAATSSSSFASGDLQNPHARFILRRFLRARLALLTTRTPPCSSPSALERLLPEGLLTLFPVLLTSRWPSVAALGAEVVGAAALYSLEANEMMASDEGVVRGLVRALGSKSRRIVKAALHAVMDLSTSPVGREQLWKASAVERLLSFFYQLAKTSAISAVHHSMEKGSDVCSNRRPVEEKIVALVLDVMVILINTSTEILLNMIPRDLVNRSLPLLQELWKKIRGASIPRNWGRCLHFTEYDLASTIFRLSMKQANPAPCEIDKIRISIFGNEISNFENFMLKYWENSPFLLSGSSNILEKDNAVFSSLVQSLNPTSTDDVLDSILMELVSCPPLASDELDINCFMNEMNSSLGSPLIYGQDIRVLKARELMAESFKNYVKKEVHFFENGMRKVFIDGDNAQKCKEAFQNGFTVALRGMEFRFAKVAAIAKGLEVLFGQPSVGANLYLTPPGSQGLAHHYDDHCVFVWQLFGQKHWTISYSPTSVLPRLYEPLSSFPCLESEKGGGLQLTLNEGDILYIPRGYPHEAHTNTDASESQNNMSSGFSLHLTLSIEVEPPFEWEGFAHVALHCWHEKEKELSDSITSSEARTMRILSVFLLHVAIRLTANCNPIFRKACLVAAKLGSAEVLDEPHSETLMLSQKATFWNIMNIIRNSSNFMEVYKIVAVIQESNDDSLQWMRWLRHLPQDGADDAKIDFSNLLRMWDKLVEFKGNGELKDEFFKTKSKFCRSVVYDDACKMFHMLLERYRRTRRQYMCGMLSLHSA, encoded by the exons ATGGAGGAAATCCGCAGCCGCCGTAAGAGGGGGAGACCTCCTCCCCCTGTCGGTTGCTCCTCCTTCAATCGCACCGTATTTCCCCTCCTCCTCGCGGCTGCCGCCACCTCGTCGTCGTCCTTCGCCTCCGGCGACCTCCAGAACCCTCACGCCCGATTCATCCTCCGGCGATTCCTCCGCGCCCGTCTCGCTCTCCTCACAACGAGAACTCCCCCTTGTTCTTCTCCTTCTGCCCTCGAACGTCTCCTTCCCGAAGGCCTCCTCACCCTGTTCCCTGTCCTCCTCACCTCCAG GTGGCCATCTGTGGCTGCACTGGGAGCGGAGGTGGTCGGCGCCGCCGCCCTCTACTCCCTGGAGGCGAACGAGATGATGGCTTCGGACGAAGGAGTCGTGAGGGGTTTGGTTCGCGCTTTGGGGAGCAAAAGCCGCCGCATAGTCAAGGCTGCGTTACACGCTGTTATGGACCTTTCGACCTCTCCAGTCGGAAGAGAGCAGCTCTGGAAGGCATCAGCTGTTGAGAGATTATT ATCTTTTTTTTATCAGTTAGCGAAGACAAGTGCCATATCTGCTGTCCATCACAGTATGGAAAAAGGAAGTGATGTATGTTCAAACAGAAGGCCTGTGGAAGAAAAAATTGTAGCATTAGTCCTTGATGTGATGGTAATCCTTATAAATACTTCTACTGAGATTCTCTTGAATATGATTCCAAGAGACCTAGTAAACAGATCATTGCCATTGTTGCAAGAACTTTGGAAGAAAATTCGAGGTGCGTCAATACCAAGAAATTGGGGAAGATGCCTCCATTTTACAGAATATGATCTTGCTTCCACAATTTTTAGGCTTTCTATGAAGCAAGCTAACCCTGCTCCTTGCGAAATTGACAAGATCAGGATAAGTATATTTGGAAATGAAATatctaattttgaaaattttatgttGAAGTATTGGGAGAACTCACCCTTTCTACTCAGTGGGTCATCAAATATTCTTGAAAAGGACAATGCTGTTTTTAGTTCCTTGGTCCAGTCTTTGAATCCTACATCAACTGATGATGTCCTTGATTCAATTTTGATGGAACTAGTTTCCTGTCCCCCTCTTGCTTCAGATGAGCTTGATATTAATTGTTTTATGAATGAGATGAATAGTTCACTGGGTTCTCCACTCATATATGGACAGGATATTCGGGTTTTGAAAGCACGAGAACTAATGGCTGAATCCTTCAAAAATTATGTGAAAAAAGAAGTGCATTTCTTTGAGAATGGTATGCGTAAAGTGTTTATAGATGGTGATAATGCTCAAAAGTGTAAAGAAGCATTTCAAAATGGTTTTACAGTTGCACTGCGTGGAATGGAGTTTCGGTTTGCTAAGGTCGCTGCTATTGCCAAAGGGTTAGAAGTTTTATTTGGTCAACCATCAGTTGGGGCAAATTTGTACCTAACACCACCAGGATCTCAAGGTTTAGCTCACCACTATGACGATCATTGTGTATTTGTGTGGCAACTCTTTGGTCAAAAGCACTGGACTATTTCATATTCTCCCACATCTGTTCTGCCCAGGTTATATGAACCGCTTAGCAGTTTCCCTTGCTTAGAGAGTGAGAAAGGTGGAGGCTTGCAGCTGACACTCAATGAAGGTGATATTCTGTATATTCCTAGAGGTTATCCTCATGAGGCTCATACAAATACTGATGCTTCTGAATCTCAGAATAATATGTCTTCTGGTTTTTCCTTGCATCTTACACTTTCTATTGAAGTGGAGCCACCTTTTGA GTGGGAAGGTTTTGCTCATGTTGCTCTTCATTGTtggcatgaaaaggagaaagaattatCAGATTCCATCACTAGTTCCGAAGCCAGAACAATGAGAATCCTTTCTGTGTTTCTTTTGCATGTTGCAATCAGGCTGACAGCTAATTGTAATCCTATCTTCAGGAAAGCTTGCTTGGTTGCTGCAAAATTAGGTTCGGCAGAAGTTCTTGACGAGCCTCATTCTGAGACTCTTATGCTAAGCCAAAAAGCTACCTTTTGGAATATAATGAATATAATCAGAAATAGCTCTAATTTCATGGAAGTATATAAGATTGTAGCAGTTATTCAGGAAAGCAATGATGATTCTTTGCAATGGATGAGGTGGCTTCGGCATTTGCCCCAGGATGGAGCTGATGATGCAAAAATAGACTTCAGTAACCTTTTGAGAATGTGGGATAAACTTGTGGAATTCAAAGGGAATGGGGAACTCAAGGATGAATTTTTTAAGACCAAGTCCAAATTTTGTAGAAGTGTAGTATATGATGATGCATGTAAGATGTTCCACATGCTGTTGGAGAGGTATAGAAGAACCAGGAGACAGTATATGTGCGGGATGTTGTCACTCCATTCTGCATAG